Proteins co-encoded in one Nitrospirota bacterium genomic window:
- a CDS encoding type II toxin-antitoxin system VapB family antitoxin, whose protein sequence is MKTTLNIPEELIQDAMSISKHRTKTETVIVALQEYIRLKKIEKILGFEGTLQFEDTWEQTRHVR, encoded by the coding sequence ATGAAGACAACTTTGAACATACCTGAGGAGTTGATCCAGGATGCCATGTCTATTTCAAAACACAGGACTAAGACAGAAACTGTCATCGTTGCCCTCCAGGAATATATCCGCTTGAAGAAGATTGAAAAGATTCTGGGGTTTGAGGGCACACTTCAGTTTGAAGATACATGGGAGCAGACACGTCATGTCAGGTAA